The Astyanax mexicanus isolate ESR-SI-001 chromosome 8, AstMex3_surface, whole genome shotgun sequence sequence GATTCTCTGATCAAAGGCATGGGTATGGAAGAAGAGGAAACATGTACTAAATTTGGCCTGATCTGTCCCTGTGCCTTGATGCGTCAGAACTGGGGCACCTCCATCCAATCCATGGGATTGACTAGTGATGGGAGTTAAAGATTGCTGTAAAGTAGCAGGGTTGGAGAACCCTGGAGCCAACATTGGGTCTTGCCACAAGCATCATAAAGGTGCTTCCCCTGCTGCCCTATAAAAGGCTTGCAGAGGCTAGTGTTAGTACtctcaacccaaacccaacctTTGTTGgatcaaaaaaatatattggtAACAATGGAGTCTGGCTGGCAGACAGTCTAGATAAGGGGCAATTTGTCAAAATTATTATCCTACTTCTCTCAGTTTAAAAATGCAGCAATTCAGTATTTTATGTTGCAAATGTGTGTAATATATACTCTTTTGCAAGTTACCTGCTGAATGCAGTGGGACCAATTCCAGTGCATCTCTTTTTCTTGTCTTTCTCCAAGGCTTTCTTTGTGCTTGCTTTCTTGGTTTTCTTTTCAATgtgtacttaattttttttccattctgactttttttggctacttttttttgctcaattctTTGATCTTTTGTTATGTTTCTCTGAAGATCTTCTCTTGTTCCATCATCCTCAACCTGTGTTATTCTTCCATGCTGGGCAGAGAACCTTTCTGCACTTTGATTTGGCTGTAACCATTTCTCTTTCATTACTTTTAGTGCTTCCTCTTTTTGTTTCAATGCATCTTGTAGTTTtcttatttcttcattttttaattctttgtttttttgcagcttaTTTGTCTCTGTCTTCTTGCCTGAGTGCAATTTTGAGATGGACCCAGAAAGGCCTGATATCCTCTGAATCAGTCTATTCACCACTATTTTCAATTGCATAAGCTGCAGTACAGGTTTCGCTTCCTCTTTTCCTGTAGGACAGAAATGAATGGCATTTTTTCTCACCATAAAATCTTCAATTGTTTCTATTAACTTCATGTGCTGCTTTCTACATGTTCTTCTCCAAAAGAAGCGATTCCTGTTTCTGTATGTTttaataattgtttgtttgttgcaaTAGTGTTCACTTATGGTAGCAAGTGAAATCCTTTTTCCATCTGTGGAAGCAACTAAAATATGTGTAGAAACACTGTCTCCCAAAAGTGTTTGTAATGTTCTTATTGTAGTCTCTGAAAGTTCAGTGTGCTTTTTCACCACCAGTATGATGGCATTAGGTCCATGTTTGAAGGACCACACGCTGTCCTTTATCACCTGCCGAACATTTTCTTGCGTGTTATCTTCAGAGCTCAAATCTCCAGACCAACCAGGAACACGAATCACAGAAATGCGTCTTCCAAAAATTGTTTTTTTGCACTTCAAGTATTCTTTTGTTAGAAAATTCTTGTGTGTGAAGGCTTTCTTCCCGAGAATGGCATTTCCAATTCTATTTTTCCCAGCTTTATGACAGCCAATAAGCACAAGTTTGAGCTTATCAAAAAGAGGTATGCtttctaaaacaaaaacaagactTTATCACATTGATTCAAATAAACTGGAACAGGATAGTGTTACTGCATGACATGCAAAGTAGATAATACATTCTGGAGATACAAAAAAACCTCTTACCATCATCTGTATATGAGGGATGGTGGCCATCAGCAGATCTGGCTGTTGATTgaccaatataaaaaaatatgttgcattttatttagattttacattatttatatttgtaatattgaAAATAAAACATTCCTTATATAAACAATGTAAAGAGTTGCACTCACATATTTTAGAtcccatttatttattattttgttacacACCCATTCATGAGCTGAACAACCATCTGGCAAGTagacagagattttttttttaattccagagATTTCCTCATTTGGGTGcagatttaaaataatttcttaTTCTATCATAAGATGGCATTATTCttgataatattaaaatattaatgtaaagAAAGATCTGGAATATTTAAGCAATAACATTATTCTTAATATATATAGtaacacaaaaaatataattattctaAATACATCATATACCtaaattaaatatatgtgttCATAAAAACCTTCTAAATCCTACAGTGTCCTCTGGTAAACTTGTATATTCAGTATCAATATCTTGTACCATTTTACCAATATTTAGTACCATTACCACAAAATACTTTACTATACTGTACTAAACTAAACTTGCCAGCAAACACTATATAACTTGTTAGTGTAACTGTTATTCCTCACATTCCTCAAATGTGTAACTTATTAAGATATGGTACAAACCTGTTTGGTTCTGCTCAGTGTTGCTCAGTGTGATGTGGAGAGTTCCTGACCAGTCATCTGAATCTActtgctgtttactgtttcttttGCATAAATCAAGTTGTGCTTCCTTTGAGCTGTCTGTAACTGAGGAAATGCATAACTGAAACAGGAAAAATGTAATATCCCTCTGTCATTTCAGTGCAGTGATACAATTCATTATCTTAATTTTTccttaaaattaaaactttttcTTGCTTGCAAAATGTTTTGTTAAATTTGCTGTTGTTGCCATACCGTCTGCTGATATTTTCCCATGATTCAGTAACTGTAGGCTGATCGTCTACAGAATGGAtacaaataactaaaaacatgtaaTATCCATATCAAAAGATGCATTCTGTTTGCGACAGTAATTCTGTGGACCCTGAAACTAAATACTACTTCCATTATGTGTGgtaaaaaatgtggtaaaaatgtATGTATCCAGATCAATTGCATGCCTTAACTTATTAATGTTGACAGCACTGTTTTAAATATAATGGAACTTTACGATGAGCTACTCATTCATTTCATTCTTATATGTGCTAGTTCTCCCTAGAATTAGACATACTGGAAATGCTTACAATGTATCAATTTCAATTCATTCGTATTGgattgaaaataaaacaatacgaTTTACATAAACATGTTTATATCATTTACAATGTACCCTAATCAAAGAATAAAAGTGGTAATTTTTACTATGGCTGTCACTTGTATCAACAAACCATTGTTCGTGTGAGTATATTTCCTGTTTATTATGAAACAGAAGTCAGATTAGTATAAACTTCCTCCATGGGTCTCTATTCCAGTATTGTTGCCTGCATTACAGTGGTAAAAATGATCATATGAATTAAACCTTTCCTTGGCCCATCAAAATGCTCATCACCATCATTGTACTGTAGTTCTAATAAATAAGCCTAGACAGCCAGACTACAACTCAGATACTCGATGTAATGCAGACAGTCTGTTCCATCCATGACTGTCAATCACTTCATTTCTAAGTGTATTCCGccctacatatatatttttaaaaagtatctttttttttttttttgcaaaatatatgtatgtgGTGTTCTACCTGAGGCTGACTGATTTAGCTGTTTTAAAAATCAGTGTCAGAGTAAaagattttaaagtattttaaaatattttcacagggaaaaaatactttaacattTATAAGAGTAAGAGTGACTTCTTTTGCACAAAATCCAACCTACTCTACTGTATTTGTTGTCTGTAAATGGTAACACAAATTCAATCTACATAATTCACAAGTGGCAATAATTTAGAAAatgtattatacattttatagatgtatttctTACGTTGCATCTTTTTTGTCTGCTGTTGTCATCTGTTCTTAAGATTTGAAAACATTTAATGGTatagaccagtgtttctcaaccttttttctatcacgtcaccctttaaatatatgcgagatgtcaaggcaccccagtttacgggggggggggggggggggggggtgctggcgcagtacttcaggtgagaacggggggtgttgctggcggaatatgaaataaaatagcgcgtcacaattagcgcgattagtgctgcctgtgatttgggacacaccccgacacgagctgactctggaaaggaaatatgcacgtgaggcgcaatattttgacggcacccccgatgaagccagacggcaccccagggtgccgcggcaccctggttgagaaacactggtataGACAATGTACTACACCCAACATTGCTGTTttgctaacaaaaaaaaatctctttatagACATATTGAGTAAGAAACACCTTTTTTTCAGTATATCTTACATGAAACCACAGAAGATAAgcaaataataaatgtaataaacgcAGGCAGTATGCTGCACACTGTATACAATAAGTTATGGAAAAACAATAGTCTTTAAGCACAAGACAGCTGAGACTTGAAAGCAAACAAAAAGTCTACTAAAAAGTAAATAATGTGGGTCAGGGATattttctgtattattattaatctctAACAATACAGACGAATTGAAGTGCCTATGTATATAAAAGACTGGGGGCTGAGGGCAGAGATAGCAGTTTAGTGTAAATACTAAACTAACAACTCTGTTTAGGACTCTGCCTTCCTGccagaatttatttattatttttttttttttacaaatctagAGGACCTAATCCTGTATCCTTAATATTCTGTGTCTTGGGAGTCTTGATGTACCATACTTCCTTACATATCCCTCAGTGTAGATGTCCTTGATACAAGGAAATGTTGTGCCAGAGATAAGCTAAGTAGCCTTCTTCTCCCACTGAAGTATTTTCCTGTATGAAACGGATTAAGATGGGTGTGTGCTTATTAACCCTAGCCAGTTTCCTTAGTAACCATTGACAACAGAAAACATAGTTTCAATGATGCCTGGGAAAACAGAATTTGCAGCAAAGGATTCAGTACGCATCCCTGTGGGAAAAAGGTGTTTTTTGAGAAAGATAGCCTGTTTTGGAGAAAGACCATTTAAGGGCCTTTAAAAgccagatactaagtcattatacAGCATTCTGGCATGCCCTTGCTGCACATATTTGATCAATCCAGGTGAACAAGTTACATTCTTGGTGGAGTAGTTCTACTTAAAGGCATTTGGGTTTGGTAGTATCGATTCCTATACTGTGAATCAAAACCAACTTCTCAAAGCAGTTACTGAGAAACTGAGAACTGTGGTCAACTCAAAATCAACGTGACATCAAAATGCATTGGTTTTACCCTGGTCATACTAAGCACAGCACAATTGTCACGGTATTCACATTACACAGTCTGGGTACAGTAATTTGCAGGATAGTAGAAATATTACAgcaaataaagttaaataagatACTATATGAACTTATGAGCCCCAGTGCAAATGGTCCGTCCCACACATGAATATTAAAAGGCATAGTACATTTGATGGTTTACTGCTTTATACTAAAAATGCTTCATCTATGCTGAAGTTCCTAAACACTGAgtaaatcatgagtttcttttcTGAAAATTTGGTTTCAGTCTGGTTAACATGTTTACTACTGTGTAAGATTTATTTTGGTGTagtttaaaaacaagaaaacagaacAGTCTCATTGAAACAGAGCAGTTTCATTGCTTTGCAGAGCAGCTCCATCCACCTGTACAAACACAATGCAGGTCaacggatacttttggcaatatagtgtatatacagaGTATCCTAAATATAATATGTAATCCTTACCACATATATTGTTCATGATGCTGTTTATGCATACCCATTCTCAATAGCATGTACAATATAGCAGACACATTTACATAAATATatcaaatgtaatatttatatttttatgtttgatCACATTACTTAAGTGCCTAAAGACCTAAATGTGAATAAGCTGTTTAAAAATGGTTACCATGGATCAGCTGTAAGCAGCACAAATTTGTATTTGTAGTCTGAGGTGGGGGCCGGTGAGGTTGGCGTTctttgtatttgtgtatgtacATGATACACTTGTTAAAGATGTACATCCTGGTATTCTTTACCCTGGTATACCTGTTTTGTAAGCGTTGACCCCATGATCTTATTTCCAGTCATACTTCTTGTATCCTGTATTTACAAAACACTTTGCTTCTGGCTTGCTCACATGTACTGGAAGCTCTTAGAAAGATGTCTGTTTACAAAAACTGAAACTGTATTTATAAGTAGCCTCAAGTTCCATCTTCTGTGGATGTGATCTTTTGAATGAAACTGAAAGAACTTAAATCTGAAGAAATGTGTTTCTCAATTTATCTTAATTTCAACAACCAGCACTGTTTACCTGGGTAACttttaagaaaaaacattgtagATAAGATATACATACACGCAGTGCAAGTGCAAGATGTTGTTGTGTCTATGCTGTTAGTAATGTCTGAGGcacataattaaattataaaacagCTACCATATTACACAACAACATAGATTGTGTTTGCATTACTGGGCACAGTTCTCTAAACATGCTAGTCCAATGTGGATAGGGTCCTTCTGCAGCTTGTCTTTATCTAACTTGGTTGTGTCTGCCCTGAGAGTGCTGAAATGCTCCATTCAATTGAAAGAAAAAAGCAATTATGTTGTGAAGCACAATCAATCACACTTCACTTTCTGATGGTTTATTCCATCACTTAACATGTTGGGGTGTAAGTTTTATAGTCCACTACAAAGAATTCAGAGTGCCTATAGCAGACACAACTAGGTAAGGGTGATGCTTTGCCCTATGAAACTTAAGTTAGAATTTAACTTAGTTTCGGTCATCAGTACAGCTTGGAACTTACTGACAGGATTCCCGGCCCTTCCAGAGGAATATACATGATCCAGACTGAACTTAAAGGGTTTGACGAACTTCACAACTTCATGACTTAAAAAGCTGATGAAGAAAATGGCAGACAGGTGTCAGTCAGAAGGTTGGAGTTTTGGGTGAAAATACAGCAACAAAAAAACTCCCCAGTTATAAGATAACAAAATCATTCTGGCCATTTTTCAGgtccagttttttattttttttaaaccagttttAACCTAGATTTGATTCTGGCCTAAAGGCTCTGCTCATGTCTGGGCTAActactgcatgtgccaacaccctggttgccaagtttAATATGGGAAACAACCCatgccacatgtgccaacaccatggacagtaatgtacagtaattataattacagaaacACAACCAGGATATTTCAGCATGTGAATAAAGCACGGTTTTAGGTTGCAAACCTGTATATGCTCAACCCCCACCTCAAAGCAGAGACAATTACCTTTCTCTTCAATCAtcaatgtttgttttctgtttttgtagACTGCTTATATGTTTTGTTGgcatgttctttaaaaaaatccctTTCACACCCAGTCTCAGCTTCAGAGAGTTATCCTCTGATTATTTTGTCTCACACTTTGGTGGGAAATGTGACTTTTACCTCATGACTGAAAGACTGTCAACTAATGAGAGATGAGATGTACAGTATATGAGTGCATTTAAAGGGTGTTAACTTCACACCTAGTATTTGAGACAAGCAATTTTAATGTGAACGATTTACTCCAACGATTTAACCAACACACTGtcaatattttatgtatatttatttgaatTACTTTAACATTATCTGCAGCACCTCCATGTTTCATTTGCTTAGTAGACTTTGTTTAGAAGTGTATTATGATGATATGGATGATGATTACATGTATGCCAATATGTCCTTAATTACATAgcaaataataaatgtatatttatttaagaaTAGATTATGGTCATATGCATTGTTTCAACAGTACAGAATGACAATGTTTTCAGGTACATACAACAACAAACAGTCATTGTAATCATAATACATTAAAATCAATAGCAAATTTCGCCTAGAGAAAacatattagtaataatatttacaataaatGTGAATGTTTGTTTCAAAATATAAGTTATTTACAGATTGATTAGGTTgcaaataaagacaaaataagacaTATTTACTTATAACTATCCTTTagtttacaaatgtaaaaaaatgtaagcatgcTGCTGATTACAGATTTGCAATTGATCCACTCTAATTGTCTGTAGAAAACTGAACGTTCTTTAATACTAAGCAAATTATTATTAAACTTTCCAAACAATGCACACTGTTCAAATGGTTCATTTAAATGAAATGTgagcttatttttttaacttttcaaaatgCAGAAGAGAAGCTTGAGAATAAATGTAACACACTAGTAgattttgtttctctctttcctgATGTCATTCCCTCTGTTTTTAGTGCTACAGCAATTGTAACTGTTACTTATATTTGGCAAAACACCTGTTCTCTAAGTTCATGGACAATCTGGGCTTCCAATTTGTATAGCCACTGCCCATATTTTGAACCCCTGAACCTCACAAAAACAGACTTAAAGTCTTACAGTCTGTTTCTGTTCTTTAACACTCCATAACCAAATGAGCAGTCTGTGTTGAATCAGGTGTGGTAGATGGAAGAAAGCCTGGGGTCTCTAGTACTGCAGTCAGACTGACAGAAATGAAAGTGAATGTCaataacaataaaagtaatataaaaaatacgtacaaaaaaaagaaaaatctgaacGATTTGTAAAG is a genomic window containing:
- the LOC111194221 gene encoding GTPase IMAP family member 7 isoform X2 codes for the protein MGSKISRSADGHHPSYTDDESIPLFDKLKLVLIGCHKAGKNRIGNAILGKKAFTHKNFLTKEYLKCKKTIFGRRISVIRVPGWSGDLSSEDNTQENVRQVIKDSVWSFKHGPNAIILVVKKHTELSETTIRTLQTLLGDSVSTHILVASTDGKRISLATISEHYCNKQTIIKTYRNRNRFFWRRTCRKQHMKLIETIEDFMVRKNAIHFCPTGKEEAKPVLQLMQLKIVVNRLIQRISGLSGSISKLHSGKKTETNKLQKNKELKNEEIRKLQDALKQKEEALKVMKEKWLQPNQSAERFSAQHGRITQVEDDGTREDLQRNITKDQRIEQKKVAKKSQNGKKIKYTLKRKPRKQAQRKPWRKTRKRDALELVPLHSAATPIDEEPQAGEGVEFVDRFRADLIERVVSVEPILDEMLQLIGVDKYSKVRQAKTSQEKMRELYIILDGGGQKLKEEFYRSLLKHEEFLVEDLHRVS
- the LOC111194221 gene encoding GTPase IMAP family member 7 isoform X1 is translated as MGSKISRSADGHHPSYTDDESIPLFDKLKLVLIGCHKAGKNRIGNAILGKKAFTHKNFLTKEYLKCKKTIFGRRISVIRVPGWSGDLSSEDNTQENVRQVIKDSVWSFKHGPNAIILVVKKHTELSETTIRTLQTLLGDSVSTHILVASTDGKRISLATISEHYCNKQTIIKTYRNRNRFFWRRTCRKQHMKLIETIEDFMVRKNAIHFCPTGKEEAKPVLQLMQLKIVVNRLIQRISGLSGSISKLHSGKKTETNKLQKNKELKNEEIRKLQDALKQKEEALKVMKEKWLQPNQSAERFSAQHGRITQVEDDGTREDLQRNITKDQRIEQKKVAKKSQNGKKIKYTLKRKPRKQAQRKPWRKTRKRDALELVPLHSAEATPIDEEPQAGEGVEFVDRFRADLIERVVSVEPILDEMLQLIGVDKYSKVRQAKTSQEKMRELYIILDGGGQKLKEEFYRSLLKHEEFLVEDLHRVS